The following are from one region of the Aspergillus chevalieri M1 DNA, chromosome 1, nearly complete sequence genome:
- the SDS22 gene encoding putative protein phosphatase PP1 regulatory subunit Sds22 (BUSCO:EOG09263GUT;~COG:T;~EggNog:ENOG410PGGJ;~InterPro:IPR001611,IPR003603,IPR003591,IPR032675, IPR025875;~PFAM:PF12799,PF13855;~go_function: GO:0005515 - protein binding [Evidence IEA]): MKDSNGWDGKLRVGAHAEITNPEALEDPEYSDPEAPPVEEIEADEDLLEDEDPETDQIDLVHSRISSIPALHLERFPKVERICLRQNQIHRITFPPEIAKNLVDLDLYDNLISHIKGLDDFHNLTSLDLSYNKIKHIKNVAHLTKLTDIYFVQNKIQRIEGLDTLTKLRNLELGGNRIREIENLDKLESLEELWLGKNKIVEMKNLDHLSNLRILSIQSNRLTSLAGLSSLKKLEELYVSHNAIIDLSGLENNTSLRVFDFSNNQVSKLEHLSSLEQLEELWASNNQLSNFDEVERELREKKNLETVYFEGNPLQTRGPAVYRNKVRLAIPHIKQIDATFVRV, from the exons ATGAAGGATAGCAACGGCTGGGATGGAAAGCTACGGGTTGGAGCCCACGCAGAAATCACAAATCCGGAAGCTCTGGAGGACCCCGAGTATTCGGATCCTGAGGCGCCGCCTGTTGAAGAAATCGAAGCCGATGAGG ATTTacttgaagatgaggatcCGGAGACCGAC CAAATCGACCTCGTACATTCTCGCATAAGCTCGATCCCCGCATTGCATTTGGAACGGTTTCCTAAGGTTGAG AGAATATGCCTCCGTCAAAATCAAATCCACCGAATCACATTCCCTCCAGAAATCGCGAAGAACTTGGTCGACCTCGATCTCTACGATAACCTCATTTCGCATATCAAGGGCTTGGATGACTTCCATAATCTCACCAGTCTCGACTTGAGTTACAATAAGATCAAGCATATCAAGAACGTGGCACATCTGACGAAGTTAACGGATATTTATTTCGTGCAAAATAAGATTCAAAGGATTGAAGGGCTGGACACGTTAACGAAGTTGAGGAACCTTGAGCTCGGTGGCAATAGGATCAGG GAAATCGAGAACCTCGACAAATTAGAATCGTTAGAGGAGTTATGGCTTGGAAAGAACAAAATCGTCGAGATGAAG AACCTGGACCACCTCTCAAACCTCCGAATCCTCTCTATCCAATCAAACCGACTCACCAGTCTTGCCGGCCTCTCCTCCCTCAAGAAGCTCGAAGAACTCTACGTCTCCCACAACGCCATCATAGATCTCAGCGGTCTAGAAAACAACACTTCCCTGCGGGTGTTTGACTTCTCAAACAACCAAGTTTCCAAACTCGAACACCTATCCAGCTTGGAGCAATTAGAGGAACTATGGGCGTCGAATAATCAATTATCGAACTTCGACGAGGTCGAGCGCGAGctgagagagaagaagaatttGGAGACGGTTTACTTTGAGGGTAATCCGTTGCAAACAAGAGGACCGGCCGTATATAGGAATAAGGTGCGGTTGGCGATACCGCATATTAAGCAGATCGATGCTA CATTCGTGCGCGTATGA
- a CDS encoding uncharacterized protein (COG:S;~EggNog:ENOG410PTC4), with product MAAPLSRLAAQAVHITTDPIPRSLTESKQVLAALQKFGEVVTFRNLWYDAKNSSPAHARHTVAIFETRDAASRAIAASPLTIPLPPAKANLNKTTTTNIPTSNPPFSTPEQSRTRFLNCRIQKSHHNHESAVKRNPYHSYFEVDRDTTQYRDLVNSTQIPLRDLAGGFLDKKQGKKRISVENERWGATSLWGMYEQGLKAEEKVENGSNDGSSSSGKGERRSATKGG from the exons ATGGCCGCTCCCCTCTCACGACTCGCAGCCCAGGCTGTGCACATTACGACAGACCCAATACCTCGCTCACTGACCGAGAGCAAACAGGTCCTTGCGGCGTTGCAGAAGTTCGGCGAGGTTGTCACCTTTCGCAACCTATGG TACGACGCGAAGAACTCCTCTCCAGCACATGCCCGCCACACCGTCGCGATTTTCGAAACCCGCGATGCGGCCTCTCGCGCAATTGCGGCATCGCCGTTGACTATCCCTCTCCCACCTGCGAAAGCGAACTTGAACAAAACTACAACCACAAATATACCTACGTCCAATCCTCCCTTCTCCACCCCGGAGCAATCGCGGACCCGCTTTCTCAACTGTCGCATCCAGAAATCCCACCACAACCACGAGTCCGCCGTAAAGCGCAACCCCTACCACAGTTACTTCGAAGTCGACCGTGATACGACCCAGTATCGGGATTTGGTGAATTCGACGCAGATTCCACTTAGGGATCTGGCGGGTGGGTTCTTGGATAAGAAacaggggaagaagaggatttCTGTGGAGAATGAGAGGTGGGGGGCTACGTCTTTGTGGGGAATGTATGAGCAGGGGTTGAAGGCGGAGGAGAAGGTTGAGAATGGTAGTAATGATGGCTCGTCTTCGTCTGGGAAAGGTGAAAGACGGAGTGCTACAAAGGGAGGGTGA
- the abaA gene encoding transcription factor AbaA (COG:K;~EggNog:ENOG410PSAR;~InterPro:IPR038096,IPR000818;~PFAM:PF01285;~go_function: GO:0003700 - DNA-binding transcription factor activity [Evidence IEA];~go_process: GO:0006355 - regulation of transcription, DNA-templated [Evidence IEA]): protein MASDWHPDSLAQNQPALESVGAAHADRALQNTSGNIQSYSDNLAVHHSDAAGRDEQFQHLTYKYPHPPPAPAHPVHAPANFHQQQALAARFQAKKLRRMNSVGPGAGGARRARSYLKSQKYLEYRARPRRDTGKDGEAVWSDELEDAFQQALEANPPMGRRKWSEQGRSLGRNELIAEYIYNLTGKSRTRKQVSSHLQVLDSFLKGDPDWEKLVREQPSDRTGGTPQPTGPQWRSSLRSPVPSSYRPQSHSIYHDPLRPVQPYPGELPPPAHFTLGSNIHEPANSHTVYGFNFEMWVTAPHQAHQIDKAWHEYTRLQGDRHRPGAPPMPLENLSSWRTAFPYLSSLSSADSALDCDVILLDVSLKLMDDFPPPSSRLGINLNLDFGHPIAGDISMIGQMGNWVCSTYIYENGQTVLESHHDLPNPSSTQVQPLCESSWWAKRFTQLTQDKRMDEDSGRHHATDERTRRYFRSLTAVTEIRATTPNRRMSNQLHPQGGEEKRMAIVLWKFRQTRPGEVGTTTWKKLVPPPDRTIANSPRAAAGIDLPPLSLDGLSMHRPAATNVYQAPAPQPHDLLHGNSLPQPHWNIYQPPQEIVGNMFNTTNSFDFLNPISRPEDSLADRPAVTSVLDPFPGLQQSETSQSASLSSSDAPVMLNAPDYSLPQSHLTGYGMGHESHYIHSQHPVSNVHESSKYLNSILSQPIDDIGHHHASWGAPSTSIPGDVGTSSYTHLQFQPSDHEVPVSRESSHQVNGLEGLVPPEWLEKMVSTDPGMHGAGPDHANSSYNENIVEAV, encoded by the exons ATGGCTTCCGACTGGCACCCGGACTCTCTGGCCCAGAACCAGCCTGCTTTGGAGAGTGTTGGAGCAGCTCATGCGGATCGAGCTCTCCAGAACACCTCGGGCAACATACAGTCATATTCCGACAACCTTGCAGTACACCACAGCGATGCCGCTGGCCGTGACGAGCAGTTCCAACACCTGACGTACAAATATCCCCATCCGCCCCCAGCCCCGGCTCATCCAGTTCACGCTCCCGCCAACTTCCACCAGCAGCAGGCATTAGCGGCTCGGTTTCAAGCAAAGAAGCTTCGACGAATGAATTCCGTCGGTCCTGGTGCGGGTGGTGCTCGCCGGGCGAGGAGCTACCTCAAGTCTCAGAAGTACCTCGAGTATAGGGCACGGCCTCGGCGAGACACGGGCAAAGACGGGGAGGCAGTATGGTCAGATGAACTCGAGGATGCGTTTCAACAAG CCCTCGAGGCGAATCCTCCAATGGGACGACGCAAATGGTCTGAGCAGGGAAGGTCGCTTGGCCGCAATGAACTTATTGCCGAGTACATCTACAATCTCACTGGAAAGAGCAGAACCAGGAAGCAAGTTTCCAGTCACCTGCAAGTACTGGATTCGTTCCTGAAAGGTGACCCTGACT GGGAGAAACTTGTACGAGAGCAACCGTCAGATCGCACTGGTGGTACACCACAGCCAACCGGTCCCCAGTGGAGATCTTCGCTTCGATCCCCTGTGCCAAGCAGTTATCGTCCCCAAAGTCACAGCATCTACCACGACCCCTTGCGGCCGGTGCAGCCTTACCCTGGCGAGCTCCCCCCTCCGGCACACTTCACCCTGGGCTCAAATATTCACGAACCAGCGAATTCCCACACGGTCTACGGTTTCAACTTCGAAATGTGGGTGACCGCTCCTCACCAGGCGCACCAGATAGACAAGGCGTGGCACGAGTACACTCGCCTTCAAGGCGACCGGCACCGTCCAGGGGCTCCACCGATGCCTCTGGAAAACCTGTCGAGCTGGCGGACCGCGTTTCCGTACTTGTCATCGCTTAGCTCCGCTGACAGCGCCTTGGACTGTGACGTTATCTTGCTTGATGTCAGCCTCAAGCTTATGGACGATTTTCCTCCCCCTAGTTCACGGCTGGGGATCAATTTGAATCTGGACTTCGGCCACCCAATAGCGGGTGATATTTCGATGATTGGGCAGATGGGAAACTGGGTCTGCAGCACCTATATCTATGAGAACGGACAAACCGTCTTGGAGTCTCACCATGATCTTCCCAACCCCTCGTCAACGCAAGTGCAACCACTGTGTGAGTCGTCATGGTGGGCGAAGCGGTTTACCCAATTGACGCAGGATAAACGAATGGACGAAGATTCGGGGCGACACCATGCCACTGACGAGCGCACAAGACGGTATTTCCGCTCTCTGACAGCAGTGACGGAAATCCGGGCGACAACGCCCAACCGACGGATGTCCAACCAGCTCCATCCTCAAGGAggcgaggaaaagagaatgGCCATTGTACTTTGGAAATTTCGGCAAACACGACCGGGCGAGGTTGGGACGACCACATGGAAGAAGCTGGTCCCTCCGCCAGACCGCACTATTGCAAACAGTCCAAGAGCGGCGGCGGGGATCGATCTGCCCCCTCTTTCTCTGGACGGGCTTTCGATGCATAGGCCTGCTGCTACGAATGTCTACCAAGCCCCTGCTCCCCAGCCGCATGACTTGCTTCACGGCAACAGCTTGCCACAGCCCCACTGGAATATATACCAACCACCCCAAGAAATCGTCGGGAATATGTTCAACACGACAAACTCGTTCGACTTCCTGAACCCCATCAGCAGACCCGAGGACAGCCTTGCGGACAGACCGGCGGTGACATCAGTCCTCGATCCCTTCCCCGGTTTGCAACAATCGGAGACTAGTCAGTCAGCTAGCCTCAGCAGCTCTGATGCCCCCGTTATGCTGAACGCTCCTGATTACTCTCTACCTCAATCTCACCTTACGGGATACGGCATGGGCCATGAGAGCCATTACATCCACTCCCAACACCCTGTCAGCAACGTTCATGAAAGCAGCAAGTACCTGAACAGCATTCTCTCGCAGCCTATTGATGATATAGGCCATCACCATGCGTCGTGGGGCGCCCCATCAACATCGATCCCCGGTGACGTTGGAACGAGCAGCTATACCCACCTCCAGTTCCAGCCCTCCGACCATGAAGTGCCGGTATCCCGTGAATCATCGCACCAGGTCAACGGGCTTGAAGGTCTTGTGCCGCCGGAATGGTTGGAGAAGATGGTTTCTACTGACCCCGGCATGCATGGGGCAGGACCCGATCATGCCAATTCCTCCTATAATGAGAACATCGTGGAGGCGGTTTAA
- the mrd1 gene encoding RNA-binding ribosome biosynthesis protein MRD1 (COG:A;~EggNog:ENOG410PFH8;~InterPro:IPR000504,IPR035979,IPR012677,IPR034482;~PFAM:PF13893,PF00076;~go_function: GO:0003676 - nucleic acid binding [Evidence IEA]), with protein sequence MESSRVFVSGLPPTFTNDQLKKHFATRFHVTDAHVLPKRKIGFVGFKDPEMAKQAAGYFNKTYVKMSKISVEIARPIDSKPDAKRDVKASVANASTDGTNLKRKRDEDHAKQDPRLQEYLSVMQHPSKTKTWANDDIPRPAEEHAPAPEQPEKDLSQDAAASQRKKAKVDGSAEASHAPTEREQAQPEPMVVDQSGNEENAEKEQDASETPAEPVSDSDWLRSKTSRLLGLLDEDEQAEFDAKPEEKPASPVTARVDQSPMPGEEAIEESEPQDTEMAQTEEQAEEHDPNVEHVRNSARLFVRNLPYDTTEADLEPTFSTFGKIEEIHVAFDTRQSTSKGFAYIQYFDSGAAVEAYKNLDGTIFQGRLLHVLPAAAKKTYEIDETELSKLPVKRQKQIKRKMEASSASFSWNSLYMNADSVMSSVAERLGVSKADLLDPTSSDAAVKQAHAETHVIQETKAYFTANGVNIEAFKRRDRGNTGILVKNFSYGVKSEELRNLFEPYGQIVRLLMPPSGTIAIVEFARPDEAQKAFKGLAYRRLGESILFLEKAPKDLFDAPPSSQLPAVEPKGVSQGFSTADTFAADEVDESVPTSTLFVKNLNFATTNDKFVETFRPLDGFVSAKLKTKPDPKRPGQKLSMGFGFVDFRSKEQAQAALSAMNGYTLDQHQLVIRLSHKGVDAAEERRREDTAKKVAARRTKIIIKNLPFQASKKDVRSLFGAYGQLRSVRVPKKFDRSARGFGFADFVSAREAENAMDALKNTHLLGRRLVLEFANEEAIDPEAEIQQIEKKVGEQLDRVKLQKLTGTGRKKFTVGAQDHEET encoded by the exons ATGGAGAGCTCAAGAGTATTTGTGTCTGGCCTTCCGCCGACATTCACCAATGATCAGCTTAAGAAGCACTTCGCAACTCGCTTCCATGTCACAGATGCCCATGTCTTGCCAAAGCGCAAGATCGGGTTTGTCGGGTTTAAGGACCCTGAGATGGCCAAGCAAGCTGCTGGCTATTTCAACAAAACCTATGTCAAAATGTCAAAGATCTCTGTAGAGATTGCTCGTCCT ATCGATTCCAAACCTGATGCTAAGAGAGATGTCAAGGCTTCTGTGGCCAATGCTTCCACGGATGGAACTAACCTCAAGCGGAAACGTGACGAGGACCATGCCAAGCAAGATCCTCGACTGCAAGAGTATCTTTCAGTAATGCAGCATCCATCAAAGACGAAGACGTGGGCGAACGACGATATCCCCAGACCAGCTGAAGAACATGCACCAGCGCCCGAGCAGCCCGAGAAGGATCTTTCTCAGGATGCCGCCGCTTcgcagaggaagaaggccaaggTGGATGGCTCTGCGGAGGCCTCGCATGCACCCACGGAGCGGGAGCAGGCACAACCGGAACCGATGGTCGTTGACCAGAGTGGTAATGAGGAGAATGCTGAAAAAGAGCAGGACGCTTCTGAGACACCGGCCGAACCGGTATCCGACAGTGATTGGCTTCGTTCGAAGACAAGCCgtcttcttggtcttctggatgaggatgagcaGGCAGAGTTTGATGCGAAACCAGAGGAAAAGCCTGCTAGCCCTGTCACGGCGCGCGTTGACCAGAGCCCAATGCCTGGTGAGGAGGCAATCGAGGAGTCCGAGCCGCAGGACACGGAGATGGCACAGACAGAAGAGCAAGCAGAAGAGCACGATCCGAATGTCGAGCATGTTCGCAACTCTGCGCGTCTCTTTGTCAGAAACCTTCCCTACGATACCACTGAGGCGGATCTCGAGCCAACGTTTTCAACATTTGGCAAAATCGAAGAG ATTCACGTCGCTTTCGATACACGACAGTCCACCAGCAAGGGATTCGCTTATATTCAGTATTTCGACTCTGGTGCTGCTGTCGAGGCCTATAAGAACCTCGATGGAACAATCTTCCAAGGTCGTTTGTTGCATGTACTGCCAGCTGCCGCAAAGAAGACATACGAGATTGACGAAACGGAATTGTCCAAACTGCCGGTGAAGaggcaaaagcaaataaAGCGAAAGATGGAAGCTTCATCAGCCTCATTTAGCTGGAACTCGCTTTACATGAAC GCCGATTCTGTAATGTCTTCAGTTGCAGAGAGACTTGGAGTATCCAAAGCGGATCTCCTCGACCCCACGTCATCAGATGCTGCAGTGAAGCAAGCCCATGCTGAAACGCATGTCATCCAAGAGACCAAGGCTTATTTCACGGCAAACGGTGTCAACATCGAGGCTTTCAAACGGCGAGACCGTGGTAACACCGGCATCTTAGTAAAGAACTTCTCGTATGGTGTCAAGTCGGAGGAGCTCCGAAATCTGTTCGAGCCGTATGGTCAGATCGTCCGACTTTTGATGCCTCCCAGCGGCACAATAGCCATTGTCGAATTCGCTAGACCCGATGAAGCGCAGAAAGCGTTCAAGGGCCTTGCGTACCGGAGACTGGGCGAATCGATTCTCTTTCTTGAAAAAGCGCCCAAAGATCTCTTTGACGCGCCACCGTCTTCGCAGCTTCCCGCCGTTGAACCTAAGGGTGTGTCTCAGGGCTTCTCGACTGCGGATACTTTCGCGGCTGACGAGGTCGATGAATCTGTGCCAACTTCTACTCTCTTCGTAAAGAACCTTAACTTTGCTACGACTAATGATAAGTTTGTCGAGACGTTTCGGCCGCTGGACGGCTTTGTCTCGGCCAAGCTCAAAACGAAGCCCGATCCCAAGCGACCTGGACAGAAGCTTAGCATGGGCTTTGGCTTTGTTGATTTCCGAAGCAAGGAACAAGCTCAGGCTGCCCTGTCTGCGATGAATGGCTACACGCTTGACCAGCATCAACTGGTGATCCGGTTGTCGCACAAGGGCGTGGATGCcgcggaggagaggaggcGCGAAGATACCGCCAAGAAGGTCGCCGCACGGAGAACCAAGATCATCATCAAGAACTTGCCGTTTCAAGCCTCGAAGAAGGATGTCAGGTCGCTTTTTGGGGCCTACGGGCAGCTTCGCTCTGTGCGGGTTCCCAAGAAGTTCGATCGGTCCGCTCGTGGTTTTGGTTTTGCTGACTTTGTAAGCGCTCGCGAGGCGGAAAATGCTATGGACGCATTGAAGAACACGCACTTGTTAGGTAGGAGACTGGTGTTGGAATTTGCCAACGAGGAGGCGATCGACCCCGAGGCGGAGATCCAACAGATCGAAAAGAAGGTAGGGGAGCAGCTGGACAGGGTCAAGCTCCAAAAGCTCACGGGCACCGGTCGGAAGAAGTTCACCGTAGGGGCTCAGGACCACGAGGAGACATGA
- the DYN2 gene encoding dynein light chain DYN2 (COG:Z;~EggNog:ENOG410PRDG;~InterPro:IPR019763,IPR037177,IPR001372;~PFAM:PF01221;~go_component: GO:0005875 - microtubule associated complex [Evidence IEA];~go_component: GO:0030286 - dynein complex [Evidence IEA];~go_process: GO:0007017 - microtubule-based process [Evidence IEA]) has product MQQEAVEVAIEAMDKYHVEKDIAQYIKKEFDSRKGATWHCVVGRNFGSFVTHETKHFIYFYLGHCAILLFKTQ; this is encoded by the exons ATGCAACAAGAGGCTGTTGAAGTTG CGATCGAGGCGATGGACAAATACCACGTTGAGAAA GACATCGCCCAGTACATCAAGAAAGAG TTCGACTCGCGCAAGGGAGCAACATGGCACTGTGTAGTAGGAAGGAACTTTGGCAGTTTTGTCACGCATG AGACGAAACACTTCATCTACTTTTACCTTGGGCACTGCGCCATTCTGCTCTTCAAGACACAATAG
- a CDS encoding rhodopsin family protein (COG:S;~EggNog:ENOG410PS6Z): MAICITFGTHEFTSMLEGYENVRAYCYNCQHWNGHCLTRWPFFTICFIPVIPLAMHKYKEVTCYTCRFTQDLRDRPDITPETRPPANLPPGPYPPPQAYYPPPQATGAAPAPQEQPPNYGYK, translated from the exons ATGGCTATTTGCATTACGTTCGGAACGCATG AGTTCACCTCTATGCTTGAGGGATATGAGAATGTCAGGGCATATTGCTACAACT GTCAGCACTGGAATGGTCACTGTTTGACTCGATG GCCTTTTTTCACCATTTGCTTCATT CCCGTGATCCCTCTAGCAATGCATAAGTACAAG GAAGTCACATGCTACACATGTCGATTTACCCAGGACCTGCG TGACCGGCCTGATATCACACCCGAGACAAGGCCTCCAGCAAATCTACCACCAGGCCCATATCCACCACCACAGGCTTACTATCCTCCGCCGCAAGCGACTGGCGCAGCACCAGCTCCACAGGAGCAGCCTCCTAATTACGGGTACAAGTGA
- a CDS encoding sodium:solute symporter family protein (COG:P;~EggNog:ENOG410PH3R;~InterPro:IPR001734,IPR038377,IPR031155;~PFAM:PF00474;~TransMembrane:15 (o16-39i59-79o94-114i135-156o168-187i199-218o259-280i292-320o340-361i394-419o425-446i453-473o493-514i585-605o617-642i);~go_component: GO:0016020 - membrane [Evidence IEA];~go_component: GO:0016021 - integral component of membrane [Evidence IEA];~go_function: GO:0015204 - urea transmembrane transporter activity [Evidence IEA];~go_function: GO:0022857 - transmembrane transporter activity [Evidence IEA];~go_process: GO:0055085 - transmembrane transport [Evidence IEA];~go_process: GO:0071918 - urea transmembrane transport [Evidence IEA]) — protein MASNEVKFDVPLTQGFGYGIILGLGFAFALVMIFITWALKRYQHEVQTSEMFSTAGRSVKSGLVAAAVVSSWTWAATLLQSTAVTYKYGISGPFYYASGATVQIILFTTLAIELKRRAPNAHTFLEVIHARYGTPVHVVFIVFCLMTNILVTAMLLTGGSAVLTSLTGVHTVAACFLLPIGVVLYTLFGGIKATFITDYMHTVVILVVIFLFAFSAYATNATLGSPGRVYDALVAAAKLNPVEGNAEGSYLTMRSKEGGIFWIINLIGNFGTVFLDNGYYNKAIAAHPVHAFPGYVLGGLCWFAIPWLCATTMGVSALALEGNQRLSSEDVTAGLVLPFAAVKLLGYSGAVATTLMMFMAVTSAFSAQLISVSSILTYDIYQAYIEPHAKGKKLVWISHMACIIYALAMAAFATGLYYAGIGMGYLYLLMGVIISSAVFPGAMTLLWKGQNWIAAGVSPVLGLAISLIAWLVTTRRQYGNLNVTTTGENYPMLAGNVAALLSPVVISPILTYTLGPQNYDYKSMQAIRQVDDTEVLAAAHADRESLPPTNVLNAADKTNPAITSQTQPQINPEEEEERKLNRAALYSRTLTIFMVLCFLILWPIPMYASSYVFSKPFFTGWVVVGIMWLFVTTGGVVVFPLWEGRDSIVRTVRLMGRDFMGMSRRKPVADISGLGEESEEVVAYGNGLMEGTGDKRKDGG, from the exons ATGGCGTCGAATGAGGTCAAGTTCGATGTGCCCCTTACGCAGGGCTTTGGATATGGTATTATCCTGGGTCTGGGATTTGCCTTTGCTTTGGTGATGATTTTTATTACTTGGGCGCTTAAAAG ATACCAACATGAAGTCCAAACATCTGAGATGTTCTCGACAGCCGGACGGTCCGTTAAGTCAGGGttggttgctgctgctgtcgtCAGTAGTTGGACTTGGGCTGCGACTCTTCTCCAATCCACTGCCGTGACATACAAGTATGGCATTTCGGGTCCATTCTACTATGCTTCAG GCGCAACCGTCCAGATCATCCTGTTTACGACCCTAGCCATCGAACTCAAACGACGAGCTCCCAACGCCCACACCTTCCTCGAAGTCATCCACGCCCGATATGGAACACCCGTCCacgtcgtcttcatcgttTTTTGTCTAATGACCAACATTCTGGTCACCGCCATGTTGCTCACCGGCGGCTCTGCAGTCTTGACATCTTTGACGGGTGTTCATACCGTGGCAGCGTGCTTCCTTCTTCCGATTGGTGTTGTACTTTATACTCTGTTTGGAGGAATCAAGGCGACCTTCATCACGGACTACATGCATACTGTGGTCATTCTGGTAGTCATCTTCCTTTTTGCGTTCTCAGCCTATGCGACAAATGCGACCCTGGGATCGCCGGGGAGAGTATATGATGCATtggttgctgctgctaaGCTTAACCCGGTTGAGGGCAACGCGGAGGGAAGTTATTTGACTATGCGGTCAAAGGAGGGTGGCATCTTTTGGATCATTAACTTGATTGGAAACTTTGG AACCGTCTTCCTCGACAATGGATACTACAACAAAGCTATCGCCGCACACCCAGTCCATGCCTTTCCCGGATACGTCCTCGGTGGTCTCTGCTGGTTTGCCATCCCATGGCTATGCGCTACTACTATGGGAGTCTCTGCACTAGCCCTAGAAGGCAACCAGCGTCTGAGCTCCGAAGACGTGACTGCAGGTCTCGTGTTGCCCTTCGCCGCCGTCAAGTTACTAGGATACAGTGGCGCTGTTGCGACAACACTCATGATGTTCATGGCTGTGACGTCTGCATTCTCAGCGCAGCTGATCTCCGTTTCTTCCATACTGACTTACGACATCTACCAGGCCTACATCGAGCCTCATGCCAAGGGAAAGAAGCTGGTGTGGATTTCCCACATGGCATGCATTATATATGCGCTTGCCATGGCTGCGTTCGCGACAGGTCTTTACTACGCAGGAATTGGAATGGGCTATCTCTACCTGCTGATGGGAGTTATTATCTCCTCTGCCGTGTTCCCCGGTGCGATGACACTGCTCTGGAAGGGTCAAAACTGGATTGCTGCTGGTGTTTCGCCTGTTCTTGGGCTGGCCATATCGCTTATTGCTTGGCTTGTGACTACAAGGAGGCAGTATGGCAATTTGAACGTCACTACTACCGGAGAAAA CTACCCAATGCTGGCTGGCAACGTCGCGGCCTTACTGTCTCCAGTGGtcatctccccaatcctAACCTACACCCTCGGCCCCCAAAACTACGACTACAAATCCATGCAAGCAATCCGGCAAGTCGACGACACAGAAGTCCTCGCAGCAGCACACGCCGACCGTGAATCCCTTCCACCAACCAACGTCCTCAACGCCGCCGACAAAACCAACCCAGCAATAACCTCACAAACTCAGCCCCAGATAAAccccgaagaagaagaagaacgcaAACTCAACCGCGCAGCCCTCTACTCCCGAACCCTAACCATCTTCATGGTCCTCTGCTTCTTGATCCTCTGGCCGATCCCCATGTACGCGTCGTCGTACGTCTTCAGTAAGCCATTTTTCACGGGGTGGGTTGTTGTCGGGATTATGTGGCTGTTTGTGACGACAGGTGGGGTTGTGGTGTTTCCGCTTTGGGAGGGGAGGGATAGTATTGTGAGGACTGTGAGATTGATGGGGAGGGACTTCATGGGTATGAGCAGGAGGAAGCCTGTTGCTGATATTTCTGGGCTGGGGGAGGAGTCGGAGGAGGTTGTTGCCTatgggaatgggttgatGGAGGGGACGGGGGATAAGAGGAAGGACGGGGGATAA